The following proteins are encoded in a genomic region of Papaver somniferum cultivar HN1 unplaced genomic scaffold, ASM357369v1 unplaced-scaffold_10, whole genome shotgun sequence:
- the LOC113325960 gene encoding serine carboxypeptidase-like 26 — translation MTLKIKVDAWVILQLSVLFFLSYCSCFIESQQQQESDRVINPLPGQPSSGTNISHFSGYITVNEDHGRALFYWFFEAQTQPSEKPLLLWLNGGPGCSSIGYGAAIELGPLRVNQKGDGLDFNSFSWNKEANLLFVESPVGVGFSYTNTSSDLTQLNDEFVAEDAYIFVVNWLERFPQFKSHDFFLSGESYAGHYVPQLADLIYTRNSDTQNYPLVNLKGFLVGNPETDDFYDSRGLLEYAWSHAVISNQVYDQASIACDFKHLDWPVDCQKAMNLVFKEYKKIDIYNIYAPTCLKNKTSALAEDLVEKAHHSGLSRMRIFGGYDPCFSTYTEEYFNTADVQSALHAKTGKWKVCNNSILYTYNFTVFSILPIYTKLIKAGLKIWIYSGDTDGRVPVIGSRYWTEALGLSLKSPWRTWYHENQVGGRIVEYENGFSFVTVKGAGHLVPLNKPTESLALIRSFLSGDPLPDNTET, via the exons ATGACCTTAAAAATTAAGGTAGATGCTTGGGTTATTCTTCAACTTTCAGTGCTGTTCTTTCTGTCATACTGCAGTTGCTTTATTGAATCCCAGCAACAACAAGAGTCCGATAGAGTAATAAATCCTCTACCAGGCCAACCATCATCAGGCACAAACATATCACACTTCTCAGGTTACATAACTGTTAATGAAGATCATGGTAGGGCCCTGTTCTACTGGTTCTTTGAAGCTCAGACTCAGCCCTCTGAGAAACCGCTACTGCTCTGGCTTAATGGAG GTCCTGGTTGTTCATCCATAGGTTATGGTGCAGCtattgagttaggtcctcttagaGTTAATCAAAAGGGAGATGGACTTGATTTCAATAGCTTTTCTTGGAACAAAG AGGCTAATTTACTGTTTGTTGAGTCCCCAGTTGGAGTTGGATTTTCTTACACTAACACATCCTCTGATCTCACTCAACTGAATGATGAGTTTGTGG ccgaggatgcatatattttcgTAGTCAATTGGCTGGAAAGATTTCCACAGTTTAAGTCCCATGATTTTTTCTTATCAGGAGAGAGTTATGCAG GTCATTATGTGCCTCAACTAGCTGATCTCATCTACACTCGAAATTCAGATACACAGAATTACCCACTTGTTAATCTGAAAGGCTTCCTA GTGGGAAATCCTGAGACTGATGACTTCTATGATTCAAGGGGATTACTGGAATACGCATGGAGTCATGCAGTTATATCAAACCAAGTTTATGACCAAGCAAGTATTGCATGCGACTTCAAGCATCTGGATTGGCCAGTTGATTGTCAAAAAGCCATGAATTTAGTTTTCAAAGAATACAAAAAGAttgatatatacaatatttacgCCCCAACGTGCCTCAAAAATAAAACATCTGCCTTGGCCGAGGATCTTGTTGAAAAG GCACATCACAGCGGGTTGAGTAGAATGAGAATTTTCGGAGGTTATGATCCATGTTTTTCTACATACACAGAAGAATATTTCAATACGGCTGATGTTCAATCAGCTCTTCATGCTAAAACAGGAAAATGGAAAGTTTGCAA taatTCGATATTGTATACATACAATTTTACTGTATTTTCAATTCTACCCATTTACACCAAACTTATCAAAGCTGGTTTGAAGATTTGGATTTACAG TGGTGACACAGATGGTAGGGTTCCCGTGATTGGATCAAGGTATTGGACTGAAGCTTTAGGTCTATCCTTGAAATCTCCATGGCGTACTTGGTACCACGAGAATCAG GTCGGAGGAAGAATAGTGGAATATGAAAACGGATTCAGTTTTGTGACAGTTAAAGGAGCGGGTCACTTGGTTCCTCTCAATAAACCCACTGAATCTCTCGCTCTCATTCGCTCTTTCTTGTCCGGTGATCCACTGCCAGACAACACCGAAACATAA